A part of Gemmatimonas groenlandica genomic DNA contains:
- a CDS encoding tetratricopeptide repeat protein codes for MTSRPSDIEAWLVAGQTALDAGHHTDAAAAFARVQHALPGEITAALLVANAWRLAGNTVAVRDALLSAFRHATDATSGPAPIESAEVTAIYELGAALLDAGAPTEARRLFERVVRKRPKDPAALGALAGATRAEGDPQRAWPIVQRAMAIAPKQPALLLTAAQIRHALGDLTRARYWLDRAETVRPAHVPTRLQRALTSLLEGPSAEGWADFEHRGLPTPPDTGAAAWHGEPLDAQSILVTAEQGQGDNFQFVRYVAALSQRGASRVVVECHPGALSLFIASGFDAVAKGEAPVTDWYVPMLSLPHRLGAGADVASAGIPYLRTGVAARPSAAPSRRRRVGVVWRGNPAFLSTTLRDFDPALLPRLLDIPDVEWVSLQVGATIGETPSTFLKPQLSLNWLDTALLLEQYDALVSVDTGTAHLAGAMGIPTYILLPFTPDWRWGLATDATPWYPAARLIRQRAPRDWASVVEALARALGS; via the coding sequence ATGACGTCGCGCCCCAGTGACATCGAAGCGTGGCTGGTGGCGGGCCAAACGGCGCTCGATGCGGGCCATCATACCGACGCCGCCGCCGCGTTTGCGCGGGTGCAGCACGCGCTGCCCGGTGAGATCACGGCGGCGCTGCTGGTGGCCAACGCCTGGCGGCTGGCGGGCAACACGGTGGCCGTGCGCGATGCCCTGCTGTCCGCGTTTCGTCACGCGACCGACGCCACGTCCGGCCCCGCTCCTATAGAAAGCGCCGAGGTCACGGCGATCTATGAACTCGGCGCCGCGTTGCTCGACGCGGGAGCACCCACCGAAGCACGGCGGCTCTTTGAACGGGTGGTGCGAAAACGCCCCAAGGACCCGGCCGCGCTGGGCGCGCTGGCTGGTGCGACGCGGGCGGAAGGCGATCCGCAGCGGGCATGGCCGATCGTGCAGCGCGCGATGGCGATCGCTCCCAAGCAGCCGGCGCTGCTGCTGACGGCCGCCCAGATCCGGCACGCGCTCGGCGATCTCACCCGCGCACGGTACTGGCTCGATCGTGCGGAAACCGTGCGTCCGGCCCATGTACCAACGCGGCTTCAGCGCGCGCTGACCTCTCTTCTCGAGGGCCCCAGTGCGGAAGGCTGGGCGGACTTCGAACACCGCGGATTGCCCACTCCCCCGGACACTGGCGCGGCCGCGTGGCACGGCGAACCGCTCGATGCGCAGTCGATTCTTGTCACGGCGGAACAGGGTCAAGGCGACAACTTCCAGTTCGTGCGCTACGTGGCCGCGCTCTCTCAGCGTGGCGCATCGCGCGTGGTGGTGGAGTGTCATCCGGGCGCGTTGTCGCTGTTCATCGCGAGCGGCTTCGACGCGGTGGCGAAGGGCGAAGCGCCGGTTACCGACTGGTACGTACCGATGCTGTCGCTGCCGCATCGGCTGGGAGCCGGCGCCGACGTGGCCAGTGCTGGCATCCCGTATCTGCGCACGGGGGTGGCCGCGCGTCCGAGTGCGGCACCGTCCAGGCGTCGTCGCGTGGGCGTGGTCTGGCGGGGGAATCCGGCGTTTCTGTCGACGACGCTGCGGGATTTTGACCCGGCGTTGCTACCGCGCCTGCTGGATATCCCGGACGTCGAGTGGGTCTCGCTGCAGGTTGGCGCAACGATCGGCGAGACGCCAAGCACATTTCTCAAACCGCAATTGTCTTTGAACTGGCTTGATACTGCTTTATTGCTGGAGCAGTACGATGCCTTGGTCAGCGTGGACACGGGTACTGCCCATCTGGCCGGTGCGATGGGAATCCCCACCTATATCCTGCTCCCCTTCACCCCCGATTGGCGCTGGGGGCTCGCCACCGACGCCACGCCCTGGTACCCGGCGGCGCGACTGATCAGACAGCGAGCGCCGCGTGACTGGGCGAGCGTCGTCGAGGCGTTGGCTCGCGCACTCGGCTCGTAG
- a CDS encoding flagellin, which produces MRINTNVGAITASRNIFVNNMATENSMRKLSSGLKISRAADDAAGLSIANKLRTQSRSLTQAASNAEQGNAMLQIAEGAASTIQRIIERQKELITQKESTGNNSTVSATLGTEIATLQTESARILADADFQGASVFASLTFQVSDSSSNGTVTVNAALTLTSLSASSTLANADTALDAVNSTLANIGAGQNVLDYTVQNLKSAVVNVRAAESTIRDVDMAEEMATFTKNNILTQAAQAMLSQANQGSQNVLQLLR; this is translated from the coding sequence ATGCGTATCAACACGAACGTCGGCGCCATCACTGCTTCGCGCAACATCTTCGTCAACAACATGGCGACGGAGAACAGCATGCGGAAGTTGAGCTCTGGCCTCAAGATCAGCCGTGCGGCTGACGATGCGGCTGGTCTCTCGATCGCCAACAAGCTTCGCACGCAGAGCCGGTCGCTCACGCAGGCGGCTTCGAATGCGGAGCAGGGCAATGCGATGCTTCAGATCGCGGAAGGTGCAGCGTCCACGATCCAGCGCATCATCGAACGTCAGAAGGAACTGATCACGCAGAAGGAGTCGACGGGTAACAACAGCACCGTGTCGGCCACCCTCGGCACCGAAATCGCTACGCTCCAGACTGAGTCGGCTCGTATCCTGGCGGATGCGGACTTCCAGGGCGCCTCGGTGTTCGCCTCGCTCACGTTCCAGGTTTCTGACTCGTCGTCCAACGGCACGGTCACCGTGAATGCCGCGCTCACGCTGACGTCGCTCTCCGCGTCGTCGACGCTTGCCAATGCAGACACGGCCCTTGATGCGGTGAACTCCACGCTCGCCAACATCGGTGCCGGCCAGAACGTGCTCGACTACACGGTGCAGAACTTGAAGTCTGCCGTCGTGAACGTCCGCGCGGCCGAGTCGACCATCCGCGACGTCGACATGGCGGAAGAAATGGCCACATTCACCAAGAACAACATTCTGACGCAGGCTGCACAGGCCATGCTGTCGCAGGCGAACCAGGGCAGCCAGAACGTGCTCCAGCTGCTCCGCTAA